The Colias croceus chromosome 19, ilColCroc2.1 genome contains the following window.
cACATATTGCCAGCTTTCCGTCAGCGGCTTTGCTCGTGTAGTAAAAGAAAAACCTACCTATATAGATTACGGAATCACGAGAACGGTCTCGTGGGATTTCTAGAAAAAAAACCTATcccatgtcctttctcaggtctCAAGCTATCTCTGAACCAAATTTGAAGCGCAGTGGTTTTTCAGTTCAGCAcggacatacatacaaacaaagaTGTAAACtctatgtaaattataatgagaataaataatgaataaataataataataaaaaaagaaaaagaaaagatacaaaaattacaatactaggtaattaaaattttcttgtCTATCTCATTGTACTTATGATCTGTAAATCAATTGATTAGGTATCTATTTCCTATTTTCAAAACGATTAAAACAACGCTTTTATTGtgcattttgaataaaataacttgtttttaaaactaagTAAACACTCTTATGTTATacctaaataaacaaactaaaacaacaaaaaaccGGTTTAATTCTTACCGGTCTCTTTTTAAGGTTACTGTTATTAGTAGaacttatttattacgcattaaataaaacgttttatttatttagatcaaATTATCGCCCTACATTCTTTATATATAAGTTCAGGTCTCTAGATTTTTCTGAATAAAGCTACATtttccttatttattaaacctaAATTATAAACTGTATGTTAAAgctacatttttaatacaaaaataatatttcaaattatcgtattatgaataaaaaaaatccttattacCTAAGCTAGAAAAATAGgtagtaaaaaatatgttaaacggTCTAGCACAAATcacattttacataaattaagattataaGCAATTGCttgatgtaaataattattgtttacatcgagtgtaataaataataataagctaAGGGTTCCGTAACAATATCATCATTATCAGCCCATATTATATGCTCCCACTGCTGGGAAACGGGCCTCCTATAATGGTACAGGCTATATTAAATCGCTTTCTTTTTAGGGGGTTGACCTAGGTGCTTTGAGATGTCAAGTATACCACGTAAAACTTGTATTTTGGTATCCTAAAACTGTTctcaaaatacatacaattcGCAAGTTTCATGATAGTTAGGGTTCACAAAAAATACACCgttttaaaatacacataACTGACTAATATAAATCGAATACAGTGATTGAAATACGGTAACTTGATCCATTGTTCcttaaatcaatataaaattggACATACGGTACCTCATAGtcgtagatattataatattatcatattacgTGGGCTGACCTTGAGCAGCTCCAATAAAAAAGTGGTCACTGTGTACGTAGTATTtgatactaaataattatacagaaAAACTCAGAAATCAATCGCATATACGAGTGACCTTCTAGTTTGTATAAAATCATTGCAAgtgaactatttatttttgacacgctaaaatttaataattgctcAATTTAATATGacctcaatattttcaatgtttcattttaattgcatgcgtttttaacataaattcaTAAGGAATTTTTTAAGCTTAAAATATGATCTATATCAGATCTATATGATCACGGTTTCTGACAGCctggagacagacagagaGACAGCGGAGGGTTGATAATAGGGTCCCGTTTTACCCTTTGGGTACCGaacgttaaaaaaacaattcccTGTAATCTTAATAAGTCGATAACGAAATCGGAGGagattctaaataaaaaaaattataggtatCAGAACTGCAATTGTGTACCTACTTCTTGTATTTTTCCtagtttatttacattagcAACAAAGTAGAcgtctattataataatcgttCACATTATCTTGTTACCATGAATACACACATACCTACCTCTTACACGTAATTTTGCATGCTAATTTAAATCATTCTACTGCTTCTGCTGCTATAAGGCTCATTTCATGAATTATAgcaatacaattaataaacaaataaatataatataacaaaaattaactGTGTACAGACATCAAATAAAAGTCAACTTCTGGTAGCCTGATTGGTATTGGAAAATGACCAAAGAATTAGATATTTGATAGGATTATGACCAACACTCTAATAGAAGGCCCTAATTGTATGcctaaagataataataatgaagaaTTAATCAATGGTGCTTCATTAATTTCCAAATAGAAGTAAAAGCATATTTCGTGTAGTTTGttctaatttttaattgtttttgtgcTAATATGACCGTCACTGTGAAAATGAAAAGagctctctctctctctctatTTTCTTTAAGAAGAGAGAGATAAAGATTTCAAACAATTAGTCcttattatgttattgtacGCTACGCATATCAAAATTTAGCTAGTCCACCGTTTAGAGATCTCTAGTATTATACAGGAGAAGAATAAtgtttttgattattttataactagatttccgcccgcggcttcgcccgcgtttgcaaaggaaaacccgcatagtccccgttcccttgggatttccgggataaaaactatcctatgtgtaaattcaagttaccctctatatgtgtgctaaatttcattgtaatcggttcagtagtttttacgtgaaagagtaacaaacatccatacatccatacttacaaactttcgcctttataatatatttattaagattattCCGATTTATTTTGCCTTATTAATTTGCCCACTGAATGTATAAAGAATAACTCCAATTTTAAACAgctaacattttatttattttatggtatttttttatcggTTTAATGCTAGtttatattgatataaattacgattcaaacaaaatattgtatttattgccACAAATGTCAATGCCTTaaaagtaaactttaaaatcgattgtgataaaataaaatgtatttgtatcAATGTGCCATGACTGTGATCATAGGTAATACTGTATATGTTAACGGAattgtatgtaatccgtcattgtatacaattcctaggaaatgtatgtaattcctaaaatcgcacggaaatgtgtgaaataaattattttatacatactgTGATTGtcgtaacatttttttttctcagtTAACAATAGTTTGTTGTTATTCCGTGTTTATGTAAGTTTCCTGGAgcaataattacatttaaaaacactATTCGCTGAAAAACCATATTGTTGTGAAATACTTTGATGCTCTTTAAATTACCTAAACCATATTAATAAGCTTTTTATTACCTAGAAAATTTATACTAAATTTATAGGAACACTTTTTCTATACACTCAAAgcgataatatttataatattatgtaaattaatagaGTATTGAGTAGTGGTTGCTGTGAATTCGACTAGGTgatttttaagtacctacgcCATTAGAgcctacattttttattgagaTACAAGTTTGggtaaaaaatatctaaaatatatcGTCATACGCTTGTCTTATCTATATTAAAACATggtcattttttaatatgtagacttttatacaaatacaaactcacttgcataaaaatatgttcaaatactaatacatatttattatgtaatagacAAAATTTAGATAGTTCAGTGTGCTAAGATTTAAATGGTAACCAAGTATTAAAAAGTAGGTTTCTAAGACAGATCTAGAATACAATCGGTGTTACACCTACTCAAATGTTCAGCTTAGCGTATCCGGTATCTATCAGTTAGGTACCTagataatgtataaaatttttcataaagGTATCAAATAAGCTATCAACATTATTCGCAAGCGGAGATATCGTCCCTAAATTTTATgggctttaaaaaaaaattatttaaacaatacacgtttttattaaataatcaacATAATGTTCCCACAATTTAAGTTACTAAGAATGTTTGCGtcattagaaattaaaaataaaatcaagcTTTTTTGTCAGATTTTGTTACCTTCTATAGCGGATCAAAGATTTACTACGCAGTAAACTTATATCATTTTCCTGTCCATATTTGTGTGTGTTTATTTTCTATGATATATACACCTTTGATAGAATGACACTAAAATCAGACtcaataaaacattacataTTTCTAACTCAAACATTTCTTTCATCGACTCTACTTTTTCTTAAACGCATTTGAATCGCCATTAGgtgcatatatttttaaattgacatTTCTTAGATATcgatgaatataataattaatactattaatatagtaGGCACagctctctctctctctctctctctctctctgaactaataatTCGTTAGcatgataaatatatattataaagaaatatctTTAAGAAAAgtccaattttatttttccttctgtacctaagtacctacctaatatttttagtagtgaattgtttaaattgttaattttaattgttttagtcttaaaaattattttccagtTATCTGCTTTACCTCATCGCTAGCTTAAAGTAACAAAgcaatactagctttccacccgcagcttcgcccgcgcagtcaaagaaaaacccgcatagttcccgttcccgtgggttttccgaaataaaacctatcctaattcccggggtaaaaagtagcctttgtCTTTcccgggtatcaaaatatctctataccaaatttcatgcaaattggttcagtagttatggcgtgattgagtaacagacagacagagttactttcgcatttataatattagtatggataaaatgTATCATGTTATAAGATAGGGACCGAGGAAATgggccataataaattatgtatgatGACGTAAAAACCAGAAGGTCAAGGGATTATAAAGTGTATCGAAAGTTCATCCTATGATGCGCCTCCTAAAATGTGTTTTAAGCGATGCTCAGTTTGTGgcagttttaaataaactttggATCCTTGAAAGAGGGATTTCGTATTTTtcgtaacataaaaatatagttaaattataagaagctattataagtatattattatgaatacttactgaatattaatatgattattaataaaacattctattacaatttacaatgctTAGAAATtacaagtaaaaaatattatgttaaagtGAACTTATTTTCCAGTAAGGTAGTACCTATCTATAAGATGTAGCAGACGCGCAcgtattttatatcatttatgCATTAAAATCtcaacattattaatttctaCGTTCAATAAAACACCTTTTAacttacaataaatttatttacattaacaCCACCATAAATAATACGTGTTTAATCCTAGATTAATCTACATTCAATTTCCTAAACGATCCTGGCATTCCTAAATACTCTTCGTTGAACTTTGACGTGTTGCGTCGTGACTCGTCAGCTACCAATTTGTCGCTGTCTTTTATTATCTGCCTCGCTTCTTCCGTTCTTAGCATTTCTTTCCATTGTTctagaataaattttaacatgaaataagaaaatatatattatttatcaattgcaAACAAGAATTAtccattattataaacaacaaaaaatccGACTTCGAATAATTTTTGTAGCCTATACCACTATCACAATTGAGATGATTACGACAACATCTTATAAGTCAAAATCCGTCCAGCAGTTTTATATGTAGGGCATGCCAAAGTAGAACATACACAAATATCTACACTCGAAAATATCTCTCCTATTTAGcagtaaataatatctaatcaATAGACaattcacaaaataataatacatctGAATCAACTACTAATAAGTTAATTACGTTTCCATTTCATTATCAGCACCCTTCCAGTCCTTTGCACATTGCCTATAACCCACAAAACAATAGTAGCTTGTGACACATTGAAGCTACTTGCAAAAACATAAACTTCATAGTAAATAGGGCTCAACTTAATTAAACAAACTTCCGAGCAATTTTAGTTATAAAACCCTACTGTAACGATAATCCTGCATTCCTGTATGGTTACCATGATGccttaaagcagtattatttccagtTCGCGGAGTATCCTTTTTCCCATCTTTTTCCACACTGGAAATAAAACTGCTTTAACCATGGTAAGTTACTACTGTAATACTTTAAGATATCATGGTAACACCCTGATATCTCTGTTGAGAATGTAACAAAATTGTTATTCGGGCTTTGCATTAGTTATGTGTGTTGTATCATTACCTGCTAATTTAGATATACTCGGGCCGTCGCCCTCGTAGTCCTTTGGCAGTATTTCTTTCGGTATATGCTTATGTAGGTCGGCGTATGAATTATGCACGTGTAGCCGACTCGCTACCTTTTCCTTAAGACCTTGCTTTATGAGAAAAACAATCCTGTCCACGAAGGATGGCGCGTTCAGTAAGTGAAtgccttttatttttgtaccgAAACCTTCCTGAAAATTAAATGgatttgtgtttatttacaGGATTTATTTTGGAGTATGGAGCTGATGCATTTCACATTATAAGTGTCATCTGTGGAACTTTAATTGGATCGGCTGCTgaagtaattataaaatcttgaggtataaataaagtgattcgttaaaattatttattttaatttaaattatccgACTAACTATTTGAATTATGATcccatattttataatgtgatGCGATTCTATCTGACTCATGTTATTAGGTACTTGTTATTTGTTTCTGATtacatagttaaaaaataacagttaTCTCATGAGCATCTTTGAAACAATATTGTATTGCGTTGATTCactaaaaattacttaattatttcatataattgtaaatattatatttttaagtttttacatAGCTTTTTGTTATTATCCTTGAACtgacctattttttataatatgtttttatttcagacACGTGTAtacttttttcttttgtcgtgaacattgtaattaaaaaatacagtatgcgcttatatcaatataatcaaaataattatattttatttgttcgatttttttcataaatagtATTAAGATGGATAGTAGAAATGTGAATAGCATCATTAATttgtaaagaatataatattatttattagttgatattttactatttaataaaaatgaatcaccAAATATGTGGCTAAGCAAATTCGAGAACGGCTCGACCAATTGCCTCGGCtattttttaacgtttttgATATGGACCAAGGTaaggaaaatatgaaaaaggGATAACAGTACAAAAATAACGTCTGATGAGGCagctaattttattaataatcttcAAGTAAACTTACCGTACACAACACTTCTGCTTTTTTCACCAGAATAGGGTTTACTTTTGTAAGCAGCCCAATGTGAATATTCGATAGATCGATGATATATCTTTCTGATAAACAATAATCGTAGTGCAGCCTGTACTCTCCAATCTGGAAAAGagagaaaatgtaattaaatacttttagaGATTCTTAGAGCATAACAAAGAGATATgatgttaatattatagtgtaaGTAGGTTATTAggtttatatataataattatgccgTAGTTTTAAGCTATTTAATATACTATAACTGTAACTGTATTGATTCTGAAATAAGTCAATAAACGTAAATAAAAGGAAGATGAATTTGTCTTTCAACAAACTCTATGAGAGCCCTTTTACAAGTCAAcacaaaatataggtaatagatttttatttttttatagcttGGTATAATGACGGGCGAGTAATAATTGAcatagattattatataattttttagtcCCTACAATTATATAGCTTTGGAGACTTGACCTTTTACTTATAGCCTATAGGACAGTTACCACTAGACACAGCAACACAGACCTTCGCTAGATTTACCTTATTTGAGAAACATATATTTTCTAACCAagctaaaacaaaaaacaaaactaaccATAAAAGCATACCGAAAGTATGACAACAAGCTAAATTGTTCTAATTTCTCCGAAAGAAACTGTGTCACCATCACCCTGGATTGGTCCATCTTGTACAGCTTTGGAAGTGGCACGTACAGTCTGTAAGCAGCATAATATGCATAAATAATACCCTGGATTGGtcctataataattacctataataattacctataataattaattatcttacttataattatcaattgtTGTTTTCCTTTTACCTATAAACAATTTCCGTAATTATTATTGCCGTAAAAACCAAATTTAACACGcctttaaaatttacatagcAATATTTGTAATTCACTATTCAAAGGCACGAACTATTCACATGCCggcttacaataattattaatgtaaaaacCTATAGTATGATAAATTGCTGTAATGAAAACTAAGATAGggtcattataatatattcacatttGTACACGTGTATCCATCCGTgatacgtaaaaaatattgcatagATTCTTGACTACATGCATGCTgtcaaaattaaatctaaatgtaataaattatgtagcaaataagaataaaatgtaCCCATAATCCCAAAGCGGTTCAAATTCCTCCACACTTCGGTTCATACATAATTCCGGCATCATGGCTCTTGATGTGAACATTTTGTCTATTTTAATCTTTGTAGCTTCCACAGATCCTCGAGACAGAATCAATATTCTTTCTAGAATGTTCCGatctgaaattaaattttattgaataataaatgttaacgTCTTCACGCAATGATGAGAAATATTCTGCGACTGTAtcccatttatttattatataataatatgcatatATGCAATTTTACTGTTCATATTCAAAACTgattgtacactgtacagtgtacactgtgttatgaaacaaataaacgattttttttatataagatatattatattttagtttaaggTTGAAATAAActgtgtgaaataaaaaaa
Protein-coding sequences here:
- the LOC123700507 gene encoding uncharacterized protein LOC123700507, which codes for MENLPHHPLIEISADDVSKAREFYGINDVNRIKESLDAIDEWCKKQDHLSEACKALNRNILERILILSRGSVEATKIKIDKMFTSRAMMPELCMNRSVEEFEPLWDYGLYVPLPKLYKMDQSRVMVTQFLSEKLEQFSLLSYFRYAFMIGEYRLHYDYCLSERYIIDLSNIHIGLLTKVNPILVKKAEVLCTEGFGTKIKGIHLLNAPSFVDRIVFLIKQGLKEKVASRLHVHNSYADLHKHIPKEILPKDYEGDGPSISKLAEQWKEMLRTEEARQIIKDSDKLVADESRRNTSKFNEEYLGMPGSFRKLNVD